Proteins co-encoded in one Aspergillus luchuensis IFO 4308 DNA, chromosome 6, nearly complete sequence genomic window:
- the cyn1 gene encoding putative cyanate hydratase (COG:E;~EggNog:ENOG410PP37;~InterPro:IPR003712,IPR036581,IPR010982,IPR001387, IPR008076;~PFAM:PF02560;~go_function: GO:0003677 - DNA binding [Evidence IEA];~go_function: GO:0008824 - cyanate hydratase activity [Evidence IEA];~go_process: GO:0009439 - cyanate metabolic process [Evidence IEA]) has protein sequence MSLATLDTAQHPNLPSASETLFKAKAAKKLSFEQIAQHIGRNEVATAAIFYGQAKASPEDIEKLASLLTIPHDALEERLSGFPDRGRTVEMPPKEPLIYRLYEIVQNYGYAYKAVLNEKFGDGIMSAISFSTKVEKETDADGNNWAVITLRGKWLPFSRF, from the exons TCTCGCCACTCTTGAC ACTGCCCAGCATCCCAACCTCCCGTCCGCGTCGGAGACCCTCTTCAAGGCCAAAGCCGCCAAGAAGCTGAGCTTCGAGCAGATTGCCCAGCACATTGGCCGCAATGAAGTGGCTACCGCTGCTATCTTCTACGGCCAGGCCAAGGCTTCCCCCGAAGACATCGAGAAACTCGCATCgctcctcaccatccctcaCGATGCTCTGGAGGAAAGGCTTAGTGGTTTTCCCGACCGTGGTCGCACCGTGGAGATGCCTCCCAAGGAGCCCTTGATTTACCGGTTGTATGAGATTGTGCAGAACTATGGGTACGCATACAAGGCGGTGTTGAACGAGAAGTTTGGTGATGGTATTATGAGCGCTATCTCTTTCTCGACCaaggtggagaaggagacagATGCGGATGGAAATAACTGGGCCGTGATTACTCTGCGTGGAAAGTG GCTGCCCTTCTCGCGGTTCTAA